A genome region from Setaria italica strain Yugu1 chromosome III, Setaria_italica_v2.0, whole genome shotgun sequence includes the following:
- the LOC101756723 gene encoding adenylylsulfatase HINT3, with protein MPPPPSLSTPAPERRLAVLLSHFRPCLEAPRATTRLASAERHGTAAAAVAEAEAEAEAELSASPCAAAGSGEAQSSGGGNCVFCSIVTGAAPAFKLYEDDECLCILDAKPLTTGHSLIIPKSHYPSLQTTPATVLAAICSKLPLLGTAIMKATQCDAFNVLINNGEKAGQVVFHTHVHIIPRSKDDNLWSSETYSRNPISHGQETKNLVSSIKEVLSSSPEDYSTVMSSTPKAF; from the exons atgccgccgccgccgagcttgTCGACTCCTGCGCCGGAGCGGCGCCTCGCGGTGCTGCTCTCCCACTTCCGCCCGTGTCTCGAGGCCCCGCGCGCCACCACCCGCCTAGCCAGCGCCGAGCGCCACGgtaccgcggccgcggcggtggccgaggccgaggcggaggcggaggcggagctctCTGCGTCCCCCTGCGCTGCCGCAGGAAGCGGGGAGGCCCAGTCCTCCGGGGGAGGAAACTGCGTGTTCTGCAGCATCGTCACGGGCGCCGCACCAGCCTTCAAG CTGTACGAAGATGATGAGTGCTTGTGCATCCTGGATGCTAAACCGCTAACAACTGG GCATTCTCTGATCATTCCAAAAAGCCATTATCCATCACTGCAAACAACACCAGCCACT GTACTAGCAGCTATCTGCTCTAAACTGCCACTCCTGGGTACTGCAATAATGAAAGCTACTCAATGTG ATGCATTCAATGTGCTAATCAACAATGGAGAGAAGGCAGGGCAAGTTGTTTTTCAC ACTCATGTCCACATCATTCCCCGTAGCAAAGATGATAACCTGTGGTCTTCAGAG ACCTACTCAAGGAACCCGATTTCACATGGCCAGGAAACTAAGAATCTTGTTAGCAGCATCAAGGAAGTGCTCTCTTCTTCCCCAGAAGACTACAGTACTGTAATGTCATCCACGCCAAAGGCATTCTGA